A window from Citrus sinensis cultivar Valencia sweet orange chromosome 5, DVS_A1.0, whole genome shotgun sequence encodes these proteins:
- the LOC102625977 gene encoding uncharacterized protein LOC102625977 produces MSELLTSEDFDDAQKIRSEKALRRWRSACSGLKNRRRVLRKLDDLDEHLELQELFRAASVAVKAELHFTESLGLPSNEDVTEARRFHETIQGVGSTVSGHGVTVFDTIVPQFNFQASNYASLMSVIVSYIKICALLGKYKKRALAVFYVVLEAASLLLDIFGKSKRSILLAAFLLSASGFAITMSMPTCIVGRIRAAARTHIQKLLLVVLEISFSVVQLFVTFMYFILAELGVKHKFNASVFPLVFAVIAAAFTFKYDGEVSDSSGLASRHLSPVADNQVHMPNNTRNEDAEANGSMPMQVIVTSHD; encoded by the exons ATGAGCGAGCTATTGACTTCGGAGGACTTCGACGATGCTCAGAAAATTAGGTCGGAGAAAGCCTTGAGAAGATGGAGATCTGCCTGCAGCGGCCTCAAGAACCGCCGTAGAGTCTTACGTAAGCTCGACGATCTCGACGAGCATCTCGAATTACAA GAACTATTTAGAGCTGCATCTGTTGCTGTGAAAGCTGAACTTCACTTTACTGAAAGTCTGGGTCTGCCTTCAAATGAAGATGTGACTGAGGCTAGAAGATTTCATGAAACAATTCAAGGTGTTGGATCCACCGTCAGTGGCCATGGTGTAACGGTATTTGATACGATTGTTCCCCAATTCAATTTTCAAGCATCAAATTATGCTTCTTTGATGTCTGTTATTGTCTCATATATCAAG ATTTGTGCGCTACTTGGTAAATATAAGAAACGTGCACTTGCTGTGTTTTATGTTGTGTTGGAAGCAGCATCACTCTTACTGGACATATTTGGGAAAAGTAAGAGGAGCATCCTTCTTGCTGCATTTCTATTGTCAGCATCTGGTTTTGCTATTACTATGAGCATGCCTACTTGTATCGTGGGAAGAATCAGAGCTGCAGCCAGAACGCATATTCAAAAGCTGCTACTTGTGGTGTTGGAAATTTCTTTCTCTGTGGTCCAGTTGTTTGTTACGTTCATGTACTTTATTCTGGCGGAATTGGGTGTCAAGCACAAGTTTAATGCATCTGTTTTCCCACTAGTCTTTGCTGTAATTGCTGCTGCGTTTACTTTCAAATATGATGGAGAAGTTTCTGATTCATCAGGCCTTGCCAGCAGGCATCTATCCCCAGTTGCTGATAATCAG GTTCATATGCCAAATAATACTCGCAATGAGGATGCAGAAGCAAACGGCAGCATGCCTATGCAGGTGATAGTGACCTCTCATGACTGA